A genomic segment from Deltaproteobacteria bacterium encodes:
- a CDS encoding FHA domain-containing protein, with protein MSNNKVHESGPSAPTNEPSQDASLVRPTGNPKDDMLYVEPPPNGQAPSFLTVKPGTEQENRYRFYDRIQLARFRSNMETVPVGVLFVKDRTISSKHCEIGLGPDGLFYIRDVSRNGTRLDDRRLEPNIEQPIQTGQKIRIGLQPDFHVTIASQQSETPVDTSSTQSSQALSMATVLVGTIENYTGSGVKDVSATLQQSISRVFSKLQLGIMQRGGTVKDHRSDALVGFWDDAINGQNYIGNACEAALELDMLTQELAKNKTVWLMDEMPLVVNWSLTTGPVKIQSHGELRSTSLNVIGESVSLAMQLQRFAGAYTGSIISCPATQTLAPQDYAFRALGARTLDGKPEPQELYCLTGKTS; from the coding sequence ATGAGTAACAACAAAGTGCATGAGAGTGGGCCATCGGCCCCAACAAACGAACCGAGTCAAGACGCCTCTTTAGTGCGACCAACCGGTAATCCAAAAGATGATATGCTCTACGTTGAACCACCACCGAACGGTCAAGCACCTTCGTTTCTCACGGTAAAGCCAGGCACTGAACAAGAAAACCGGTATCGATTTTACGACCGCATTCAATTGGCTAGGTTTCGCTCGAACATGGAAACCGTCCCAGTGGGCGTTCTTTTCGTAAAAGACCGCACAATTTCATCCAAACACTGTGAGATTGGCCTGGGACCAGATGGCTTGTTTTATATCCGAGACGTGAGCAGAAATGGTACTCGCCTCGACGACAGAAGACTCGAACCCAATATCGAGCAACCCATTCAAACAGGACAAAAAATTAGAATCGGCCTCCAGCCAGACTTTCATGTGACCATCGCCTCACAGCAAAGCGAAACCCCAGTCGACACCTCATCAACCCAAAGCTCTCAGGCCTTAAGTATGGCGACCGTTCTTGTTGGGACCATCGAAAACTACACCGGTTCAGGGGTCAAAGACGTGTCGGCGACGCTCCAGCAGTCTATCAGCCGAGTCTTCTCAAAGCTTCAACTCGGTATTATGCAGCGGGGCGGGACCGTGAAGGACCACCGCAGCGATGCACTGGTCGGTTTCTGGGATGACGCCATCAATGGGCAAAATTACATCGGGAATGCCTGCGAAGCAGCGCTAGAACTCGACATGCTCACTCAAGAACTCGCCAAAAATAAGACGGTATGGCTCATGGATGAGATGCCTTTGGTCGTCAATTGGTCTTTAACAACCGGTCCGGTGAAAATTCAGAGCCATGGGGAGCTTCGCTCAACCAGCTTAAATGTCATTGGTGAATCCGTCAGTCTTGCCATGCAGCTTCAACGGTTTGCGGGAGCATATACAGGCTCAATTATTTCGTGTCCGGCCACTCAAACCCTGGCCCCACAAGACTACGCCTTCAGGGCGCTCGGGGCACGTACTCTAGACGGTAAACCTGAGCCTCAGGAGCTTTACTGCCTCACCGGTAAGACCAGCTGA